From a single Fusobacterium ulcerans ATCC 49185 genomic region:
- a CDS encoding lipopolysaccharide core heptose(II) kinase RfaY, producing the protein MDKEKLGNTFLYYKEKKDRKLYERIENKEYKVIKILKDDHRSYVSLIEIEGENLVYKQPIEKNNRKWQRFLSIFRGSESRREFKNIEKIREVGLNGADPRLAVEKKGGLVVIDSYLIYSYIDGRESNFEDIEIISHELKKIHDLGFLHGDSHLNNFLIKKGKVYLIDTKLEKNKYGNFGKSFEFMYLEESCPEKIDFDKDNIYFKGARMLRGYLTLLSRIKRKLKSIRRRKK; encoded by the coding sequence ATGGATAAAGAAAAACTGGGGAATACTTTTTTATACTATAAAGAAAAAAAAGACAGGAAACTGTATGAAAGAATTGAAAATAAAGAATATAAAGTTATAAAAATACTTAAAGATGATCATAGAAGTTATGTATCACTCATAGAAATAGAAGGAGAAAATCTTGTATATAAACAGCCTATTGAAAAAAATAATAGAAAATGGCAGAGATTTCTTTCTATATTTAGAGGAAGTGAAAGCAGAAGAGAATTTAAAAATATAGAAAAAATAAGAGAAGTTGGATTGAATGGAGCTGATCCTAGGCTAGCTGTGGAAAAAAAAGGGGGATTAGTGGTAATAGATTCATATCTTATTTATTCATATATAGATGGAAGAGAAAGTAATTTTGAAGATATAGAGATAATAAGTCATGAATTAAAAAAAATACATGATTTAGGATTTCTTCATGGGGATTCTCATTTGAATAATTTTTTAATAAAAAAGGGGAAAGTATATCTTATAGATACAAAGTTAGAAAAAAATAAATATGGAAATTTTGGGAAGAGTTTTGAATTTATGTATCTTGAAGAGAGCTGTCCTGAAAAAATAGATTTTGATAAGGATAATATCTATTTTAAAGGGGCTAGGATGCTGAGAGGTTATCTAACACTGCTTTCAAGGATCAAGAGGAAATTAAAGAGTATTAGGAGAAGAAAAAAGTGA
- a CDS encoding glycosyltransferase family 9 protein, which yields MRKVVKIRILIIHTAFIGDIVLSTPLVKKLKEVYPWSDITYVTTPVGASILRNNPNISEIIEYDKRGKHKGLKGIYQLGKRLKYENFNLVITPHRYLRSSVLSWLTGSPVRKGYKNAAASFLYTEKIPYDRNKHEVEKLLSFVSGKEEKRYEIELYPNKQDIKKVNEMLTGYGEKKLILLAPGSKWFTKKWPLEYFNEVIGQLMNREDIITGIIGGADELALNIVTGGNIVDFRGKTTLLELAELIRRSELVLTNDSSPIHIASAWKNVKILAIFGPTVKELGFFPWSKNSIIFETEGLLCRPCSLHGGDKCPQKHFKCMLDIKPEIVLNEILKIIERV from the coding sequence TTGAGGAAGGTGGTAAAAATTAGAATACTAATAATACACACAGCTTTTATAGGAGATATAGTCCTCTCTACACCATTGGTAAAAAAGCTGAAAGAAGTGTATCCCTGGAGTGATATAACTTATGTTACAACACCAGTAGGAGCTTCTATATTGAGGAATAATCCTAATATAAGTGAGATAATAGAGTACGATAAAAGAGGAAAGCATAAAGGATTAAAAGGGATATATCAACTGGGGAAAAGGTTAAAATATGAAAATTTTAATCTGGTAATAACTCCTCATAGATATTTAAGAAGTTCTGTTTTGTCATGGCTAACTGGCTCTCCTGTAAGAAAAGGATATAAAAATGCAGCAGCTTCTTTTCTATATACAGAAAAAATTCCTTATGACAGAAATAAACATGAAGTAGAAAAATTATTATCTTTTGTTTCTGGAAAAGAAGAGAAAAGATATGAAATAGAACTATATCCAAATAAACAGGATATAAAAAAAGTAAATGAAATGTTAACAGGATATGGTGAAAAAAAGCTTATACTTTTAGCACCTGGAAGTAAGTGGTTTACTAAAAAGTGGCCTTTAGAATATTTTAATGAAGTAATTGGTCAGTTAATGAATAGAGAAGATATAATAACTGGAATAATAGGTGGAGCAGATGAATTAGCTCTAAATATTGTTACTGGAGGGAATATAGTTGATTTCAGAGGAAAAACTACCCTTTTGGAACTTGCAGAACTTATAAGGAGATCGGAACTTGTTTTAACTAATGATTCATCTCCTATACACATAGCTTCAGCATGGAAAAATGTTAAAATACTCGCAATATTTGGGCCAACTGTGAAAGAATTGGGATTTTTTCCTTGGTCTAAAAATAGTATTATATTCGAAACAGAAGGGCTATTATGTAGACCTTGTTCCCTTCATGGAGGAGATAAATGTCCTCAAAAACATTTCAAATGTATGCTGGATATAAAGCCAGAAATAGTATTAAATGAAATACTAAAAATAATAGAGAGAGTCTGA
- a CDS encoding glycosyltransferase family 9 protein, whose protein sequence is MDIKRIIVSRTDKIGDLILSIPSFFMIKKMYPNAELVVLVRKYNYEIVKNLPYIDRIMKIDEYSQSELIEKIAYFKADVFIALYNDSFVAKLARASRAKIKIGPISKLSSIFTYNKGVWQKRSKSIKNEGKYNLDLVKKLDKELYQKVYELNTKMNYEEKHRNAAELFFKMNNIKGQALVVNPFIGGSAKNIKDEEYASLIMNFKRRNPEIAIIITCHISEEERGEKLVKDSLEKGVYLYANGGELLNIAAIIDRADVYLGASTGPTHIAGALKKRIVAIYPAKKTQSPTRWGILGNDKVFYLIPDQNNPSEDYNNPYFDKYDKNMELELILALERALKLEEGGKN, encoded by the coding sequence ATGGATATAAAAAGAATAATAGTTTCCAGAACTGATAAAATAGGGGATTTAATATTGTCTATTCCTAGTTTTTTTATGATAAAGAAAATGTACCCTAATGCAGAACTGGTAGTTTTAGTGAGAAAATATAACTATGAGATTGTAAAAAATCTTCCTTACATAGATAGAATTATGAAGATAGATGAATATTCTCAAAGCGAACTTATAGAGAAAATAGCATATTTTAAGGCAGATGTATTTATTGCTTTATATAATGACTCTTTTGTGGCAAAACTAGCAAGAGCAAGCAGGGCAAAAATAAAAATAGGGCCTATTTCTAAACTTTCATCAATTTTTACCTATAATAAAGGGGTATGGCAGAAAAGATCAAAATCTATAAAAAATGAGGGAAAATATAATCTTGATCTTGTTAAAAAATTAGATAAAGAACTTTATCAGAAGGTATATGAATTAAATACCAAGATGAATTATGAAGAGAAACATAGGAATGCAGCAGAACTTTTCTTCAAAATGAATAATATAAAAGGTCAGGCTTTAGTGGTAAATCCATTTATTGGAGGGTCTGCCAAAAATATAAAAGATGAGGAATATGCAAGTCTTATTATGAATTTTAAGAGAAGAAATCCAGAGATAGCTATTATAATTACATGTCATATTTCTGAAGAGGAAAGAGGAGAAAAACTTGTAAAAGATTCTTTAGAAAAAGGTGTATATCTCTATGCCAATGGAGGAGAACTTTTAAACATAGCTGCAATAATAGACAGAGCAGATGTATATTTGGGAGCTTCTACAGGACCTACTCATATAGCAGGAGCATTGAAAAAAAGAATAGTTGCTATTTATCCAGCTAAAAAAACACAGAGTCCTACAAGATGGGGAATTCTTGGAAATGATAAAGTATTTTATCTGATACCAGATCAGAATAACCCTTCAGAAGATTATAATAATCCATATTTTGATAAGTATGATAAAAATATGGAACTTGAGCTGATATTAGCTTTAGAAAGAGCTTTAAAGCTTGAGGAAGGTGGTAAAAATTAG
- a CDS encoding glycosyltransferase family 2 protein, which produces MKLSAAIMTFNEERNLERTLKALADICDEIVIVDSGSTDGTKVVAEKYGAKFIYQPWLGYGKQRNAAIESCNGKWILAVDADEELSPELKQKIIEIINGTEDKKVYEINRLSVCFGKQIKHGGWGTSYAVRLFLKTAGRFNDNTVHESFVTQEEVYKIKEDIYHHSYLTLEDYFSKFNRYTTEGALEYYKKGKKASIGQIIFNPIYKFIRMYIIRLGFLDGVEGFLLASTSSMYSMVKYFKLREIYKNGSYVNKKN; this is translated from the coding sequence ATGAAGTTATCAGCAGCAATAATGACTTTCAATGAAGAAAGAAACTTAGAGAGAACTTTGAAGGCTTTAGCTGATATATGTGATGAGATAGTTATTGTAGATAGTGGCTCTACTGATGGAACTAAAGTGGTTGCAGAAAAATATGGAGCTAAATTTATTTATCAGCCATGGCTTGGATATGGAAAACAAAGAAATGCTGCAATAGAAAGCTGTAATGGAAAATGGATATTGGCAGTAGATGCAGATGAAGAACTTTCTCCTGAACTGAAACAAAAAATAATTGAAATAATAAATGGAACTGAAGATAAAAAAGTGTATGAAATAAATAGACTCTCTGTATGTTTTGGAAAGCAGATAAAACATGGAGGATGGGGAACATCTTATGCTGTAAGGCTTTTTTTGAAAACAGCAGGAAGATTTAATGATAATACAGTGCATGAAAGTTTTGTGACACAAGAAGAAGTATATAAAATAAAAGAAGATATATACCATCATAGTTATCTGACTTTAGAAGATTATTTTTCTAAATTCAATCGTTATACTACTGAGGGAGCTTTGGAATACTACAAAAAAGGAAAAAAAGCAAGTATAGGGCAGATAATTTTTAATCCAATATATAAATTTATAAGAATGTATATTATAAGACTTGGATTTTTAGATGGAGTAGAGGGATTTCTCTTAGCAAGTACAAGTTCTATGTACTCAATGGTAAAATATTTTAAACTCAGAGAAATTTATAAGAATGGAAGTTATGTGAATAAGAAAAACTGA
- the rd gene encoding rubredoxin produces MKKYECKVCGYIYDPVDGDPDNGVAPGTAFEDLPEDWVCPLCSAEKDEFEAI; encoded by the coding sequence ATGAAAAAATATGAATGTAAGGTATGTGGATATATTTATGATCCAGTAGATGGAGATCCAGACAATGGAGTAGCACCTGGAACTGCTTTTGAAGATCTTCCAGAGGATTGGGTATGTCCTTTATGTTCAGCAGAAAAAGACGAATTTGAAGCAATTTAA
- a CDS encoding desulfoferrodoxin family protein: MTKNEFFKCKDCDMVFEVVSEGKGCSTAAGNDKVEKLEAKTQDASTEKHVPYVEEKENGYLVKVGKDTKHPMLEAHYIEFIEIIVDGDKLYRKYLKPGEEPEAFFEVPKGKEVVAYEYCNIHGLWKDR; the protein is encoded by the coding sequence ATGACAAAAAATGAATTTTTTAAATGTAAAGATTGTGATATGGTATTTGAGGTAGTTTCTGAAGGAAAAGGATGCTCAACTGCTGCTGGGAATGATAAAGTAGAAAAATTAGAGGCTAAAACTCAGGATGCTTCAACTGAAAAGCATGTTCCTTATGTAGAAGAAAAAGAAAATGGATATCTTGTAAAAGTTGGAAAAGATACTAAACATCCTATGCTTGAAGCTCACTATATAGAATTTATCGAAATTATAGTAGATGGAGATAAACTTTATAGAAAGTATTTGAAACCAGGAGAAGAACCAGAAGCTTTCTTTGAAGTACCAAAAGGAAAAGAAGTTGTAGCATATGAATACTGCAATATTCATGGATTATGGAAAGATAGATAA
- a CDS encoding Fur family transcriptional regulator: MGIEIENIGEYLKCHSIKPSYQRMKVFQYLYEERNHPTVDMIYKALCTEIPTLSKTTVYNTLNLFIEKEIANVIVIEENETRYDIDMSIHGHFKCEQCGKIYDLDINKELLNSKELDACEIKEQHLYFKGICKNCLNN, from the coding sequence ATGGGAATAGAAATAGAGAACATTGGTGAATATTTGAAATGCCATTCAATAAAGCCGTCATATCAGAGAATGAAAGTATTTCAATATTTATATGAAGAGAGAAACCATCCGACAGTAGACATGATATATAAAGCCCTTTGCACTGAAATACCAACATTATCAAAAACAACTGTTTACAATACATTGAATCTTTTTATTGAAAAAGAAATAGCCAATGTTATAGTAATAGAAGAAAATGAAACTAGATATGATATAGATATGAGTATACATGGTCATTTTAAATGTGAACAATGTGGAAAAATATATGATTTAGATATAAATAAGGAATTATTAAATTCTAAAGAATTAGATGCGTGTGAAATTAAAGAACAGCATCTTTATTTTAAAGGAATTTGTAAAAACTGTTTGAATAATTAA
- a CDS encoding GNAT family N-acetyltransferase: MILKELNRADLPLISEIVELEEEAFGGKGGVDLWILKALLRYGKVFVLEKEKKIISIVEYMQCFDKKEVFLYGICTLREFRHMGNAKKIMNESEKYLKEKGYEAISLTVDPENKIAIEMYEHLGYEIVEYQENEYGKGIHRYLMKKKLVI, encoded by the coding sequence ATGATTTTAAAAGAATTGAATAGAGCAGATTTGCCTCTGATAAGTGAAATAGTAGAATTAGAAGAAGAAGCATTTGGAGGAAAAGGAGGAGTAGATCTTTGGATATTGAAAGCTCTTCTTAGATATGGAAAAGTATTTGTTTTGGAAAAAGAAAAAAAAATAATTTCAATAGTGGAATATATGCAGTGCTTTGATAAAAAAGAAGTTTTTCTTTATGGTATATGTACTTTGAGAGAGTTTAGACATATGGGAAATGCAAAAAAAATAATGAATGAAAGTGAAAAGTACCTTAAAGAAAAAGGATATGAAGCTATATCATTAACTGTAGACCCAGAAAATAAGATAGCTATTGAGATGTATGAGCATCTTGGATATGAGATAGTGGAATATCAAGAGAATGAGTATGGAAAAGGAATACATAGATATTTAATGAAAAAAAAATTAGTGATTTGA
- the truA gene encoding tRNA pseudouridine(38-40) synthase TruA — protein sequence MRNIRIRYRFDGSMFYGFQRQPGKRTVQGEIEKLLDIVLREKVNMISAGRTDRGVHALEQVSNFLTSSPIPTEKLKYALNKGLPLDIEVFEVKDVDIEFNSRFMAKNRAYRYIISWIKNPFESRYVTLVHEKMDKNRFIRILSPLIGVNDFNNFRLSDCGSKTSIREIYSITGEEKENKLIIDIKGNSFLKSQIRIMMGTALDIYFGNQNEDCLRDMLKNPNKDFIKKVADPYGLYLSEVNY from the coding sequence ATGAGAAACATAAGAATCAGATACAGATTTGATGGAAGTATGTTCTATGGATTTCAAAGGCAGCCTGGAAAAAGAACTGTACAGGGAGAAATAGAAAAACTTTTAGACATAGTTTTAAGAGAAAAAGTAAATATGATATCTGCTGGGAGAACAGACAGAGGAGTTCATGCGTTAGAACAAGTATCTAATTTTCTTACAAGCTCTCCCATACCAACAGAAAAACTTAAATATGCTCTTAATAAAGGATTGCCTTTGGATATAGAGGTATTTGAAGTGAAAGATGTAGATATAGAGTTTAACTCTAGATTTATGGCAAAAAATAGAGCATACAGATATATAATAAGCTGGATAAAGAATCCTTTTGAAAGCAGATATGTGACATTGGTTCATGAAAAAATGGATAAAAATAGATTTATAAGAATACTGAGTCCTTTAATAGGAGTTAATGATTTCAATAATTTTAGGCTCAGTGATTGTGGAAGTAAAACGTCTATACGAGAGATATACAGTATAACAGGAGAAGAGAAAGAAAATAAACTGATTATAGATATAAAAGGAAATTCCTTTTTGAAATCTCAAATAAGAATAATGATGGGAACAGCATTAGATATATATTTTGGAAACCAGAATGAAGATTGCTTGAGAGATATGTTGAAAAATCCAAATAAGGATTTTATAAAAAAAGTTGCAGACCCTTATGGTCTTTATCTTTCAGAAGTCAATTATTGA
- a CDS encoding OmpA family protein produces MNTRKAMSSLLLALIITGCTSSPFLDETGSVSGKTKGTAGGAAAGALIGQLIGKDTKGTLIGAGVGALAGLGWGAYRDRQEQELRERLKNTEVQVSQNGDNLNLNLPGGVTFATDSSNIVSSFYGPLNSIATVLVQYPETRIIVNGYTDNVGSASYNVSLSERRAASVRNYLIQQGVSARRISYVGYGMDNPRATNSTAAGRAENRRVELEILPMNN; encoded by the coding sequence ATGAATACAAGAAAAGCTATGTCTAGTCTTTTACTAGCTTTAATAATTACTGGATGTACATCTTCACCTTTTTTAGATGAAACTGGTTCTGTAAGTGGTAAAACTAAAGGAACTGCTGGTGGAGCAGCAGCAGGAGCTTTAATAGGACAGCTTATAGGTAAAGATACAAAAGGAACTCTCATAGGTGCTGGTGTTGGTGCCCTTGCAGGATTAGGATGGGGAGCATACAGAGATCGTCAAGAGCAAGAACTTAGAGAGCGTTTAAAAAATACAGAAGTACAAGTAAGCCAAAATGGAGATAATCTAAATCTAAATCTTCCTGGAGGAGTTACTTTTGCTACTGATAGTTCTAATATAGTTTCTAGTTTCTATGGTCCATTAAATTCTATAGCCACTGTACTTGTTCAATATCCTGAAACTAGAATCATAGTTAATGGTTATACTGATAATGTAGGAAGTGCAAGCTACAATGTAAGTTTATCAGAAAGAAGAGCTGCAAGTGTTAGAAACTATCTTATTCAACAAGGTGTTTCTGCTAGAAGAATATCTTATGTAGGATATGGAATGGATAATCCTAGAGCTACTAACAGTACTGCTGCTGGAAGAGCTGAAAACAGAAGAGTAGAGCTAGAAATATTGCCTATGAACAATTAA
- a CDS encoding L-lactate dehydrogenase: MVNTRKIGIIGAGHVGSHCAFSMILQGICDDITFVDVNKEKAVSQALDCMDTLAFLPHKVVIKSGEIKDLGDKDIIIICVGTIDNVSKDRLCELDHSLKIIKSFVPEIMKTGFKGHFIVITNPVDIITYYVQQLSGLPYNKVIGTGTGLDSARLRRILSVETGIDAKSIQAYMLGEHGDSQVAAFSCTTINGKYLPELITEKPKKFNKIDFEAIEKKTAETGWDILCGKGSTEFGIACTCSDMIRAIFHDEKKVMPCSAFLQGEYGASGIYAGVPAVIGKEGIEYIIELPLNEIEKKKLSNAFEIIKHHVEIGKEAIED; encoded by the coding sequence ATGGTCAATACAAGAAAAATAGGAATTATAGGAGCTGGACATGTTGGAAGCCATTGTGCTTTTTCTATGATATTACAAGGTATATGTGATGATATAACTTTTGTAGATGTAAATAAAGAAAAGGCTGTATCTCAAGCTTTAGACTGTATGGATACTCTTGCTTTTCTGCCACATAAAGTAGTTATAAAAAGTGGTGAAATAAAAGATTTAGGTGACAAAGATATCATAATAATATGTGTAGGTACCATTGACAATGTATCAAAAGATCGCCTTTGTGAACTTGATCATTCTTTAAAAATAATAAAATCTTTTGTTCCCGAAATAATGAAAACTGGATTTAAAGGTCATTTTATAGTTATAACAAACCCTGTGGATATAATCACATACTATGTACAACAGCTTTCAGGACTTCCATATAATAAAGTAATAGGAACTGGGACTGGTCTTGATTCTGCAAGACTTCGTAGAATATTAAGTGTTGAAACTGGAATAGATGCAAAATCGATCCAAGCATATATGCTTGGAGAGCATGGAGATTCTCAAGTAGCAGCATTTTCATGCACTACTATAAATGGAAAATATCTTCCTGAACTTATAACAGAAAAACCAAAAAAATTTAATAAGATAGATTTTGAAGCAATTGAAAAGAAAACAGCAGAAACTGGATGGGATATTCTTTGTGGTAAGGGCAGTACTGAATTTGGAATCGCTTGCACATGCAGTGATATGATAAGAGCTATCTTTCATGATGAAAAAAAAGTTATGCCTTGCAGTGCCTTTCTTCAAGGAGAATATGGAGCTTCTGGTATATACGCTGGTGTTCCAGCTGTTATTGGAAAAGAAGGTATAGAATATATAATTGAGCTTCCATTAAACGAAATAGAAAAGAAAAAACTCTCTAATGCTTTTGAAATTATTAAACATCATGTGGAAATAGGTAAAGAAGCAATTGAAGATTAA
- a CDS encoding patatin-like phospholipase family protein, translated as MKTGLVLEGGGMRGVYTVGVLDAFTKHSFMPHYLIGVSAGASNGVSYISGQKGRALRTNTEYINDKRYLSFYNLLTKGSLFGMDFLYDELPKTIDPFDYDAFFANPCDFKVGVTNVETGKAEFYGKDSLRDGSTVLKASASIPLVAPVVEYKGKKYLDGGTSSPIPVNEALKDGCDKLIVVLTRHRKFIKPAIKFQTFCSLVMRKYPAMAELLKKHHIVYRENQKEIVKLEKEGKAWVIAPEKPLIIDRFEKNKDKLLVAYRQGFIDGEKFLKKYRTEFEK; from the coding sequence ATGAAAACAGGCTTAGTATTAGAAGGTGGTGGGATGAGAGGGGTATATACAGTTGGAGTATTGGATGCCTTTACTAAACATAGTTTTATGCCACATTACTTAATTGGTGTTTCAGCAGGAGCTTCAAATGGGGTATCATACATATCAGGGCAAAAAGGGAGAGCACTTCGTACAAATACTGAGTATATAAATGATAAGAGATATTTAAGCTTTTATAATTTATTGACAAAAGGCTCACTTTTTGGAATGGATTTTTTATATGATGAGCTTCCTAAAACTATAGATCCCTTTGATTATGATGCTTTTTTTGCAAATCCTTGTGACTTTAAAGTTGGAGTGACAAATGTTGAAACAGGAAAAGCAGAGTTTTATGGAAAAGATTCTTTGAGAGATGGAAGTACAGTGCTAAAAGCTTCAGCTTCTATTCCTCTTGTAGCTCCTGTTGTAGAATATAAAGGGAAGAAATATCTTGATGGAGGAACATCAAGTCCTATACCAGTAAATGAGGCTTTGAAAGATGGATGTGATAAACTTATTGTTGTGCTTACACGTCATAGAAAATTTATAAAACCTGCTATAAAATTTCAAACTTTCTGCTCTTTGGTAATGAGAAAATATCCAGCAATGGCAGAACTATTAAAAAAACACCATATAGTATATAGAGAAAATCAAAAAGAAATAGTAAAATTAGAAAAAGAGGGAAAAGCCTGGGTAATAGCTCCAGAAAAACCTCTTATAATAGACAGATTTGAAAAAAATAAAGATAAGCTTCTTGTAGCATATCGGCAAGGGTTTATAGATGGAGAAAAGTTTTTAAAAAAATATAGAACAGAATTTGAAAAATAA
- the dacB gene encoding D-alanyl-D-alanine carboxypeptidase/D-alanyl-D-alanine-endopeptidase, with protein sequence MKKRVCLWIVLLGIFLSSCTKLPVSSGELSSQPKAVKEFVGAEIVEHGDLSFYAVDLKTGKVVAAHREKSALVPASVMKIVTSAAALEVMGGDKTFETKLMYEGKIDKAGLLKGDLYIQGGGDPTLGSDGISAAPEAFLADWVKEMKKARITSVNGDIIVLDDLFGYDGIPGKWLWEDMGTDYAPGTYGISIFDNIYTLYLSSGGPGTTPKIIGTKPEMKDLTFDNQAVVSPDGKRDIYVRGVPFENRRGFYGIVPENRAELTIKSDIPDPGFFLGQYFSDYMRKNGIKFKGKVTTARVTAKRPKNPVILAVTESAPVSEIIKVLLTRSDNHYAEHLFQLLEKVEGVNVVEFWKEKGLDVDSLTMKDGSGLSRGDTLSAKLLTDILVYMDEKRELKFEELLPIAGQDGTVAKFLKETPLSGNARVKSGSMSGIQSYAGYLEKDGKRYVFALIVNHWNGDRTDLRNEMEKLLNGLF encoded by the coding sequence ATGAAAAAAAGAGTTTGTTTATGGATTGTTCTTTTAGGAATTTTTCTAAGTAGTTGTACAAAATTACCTGTGTCATCTGGAGAATTATCTAGTCAGCCAAAAGCTGTAAAAGAGTTTGTAGGAGCTGAAATTGTTGAACATGGAGATTTAAGTTTTTATGCAGTTGATTTAAAAACGGGAAAAGTTGTGGCAGCTCACAGAGAAAAAAGTGCATTAGTTCCTGCTTCAGTTATGAAGATAGTAACTTCAGCAGCAGCTCTTGAAGTTATGGGAGGAGATAAGACTTTTGAAACTAAGCTTATGTATGAAGGAAAAATTGATAAAGCTGGGTTATTAAAAGGTGATTTATATATTCAAGGTGGAGGAGATCCAACTTTGGGTTCTGATGGAATTTCAGCAGCTCCAGAAGCTTTTTTGGCAGATTGGGTTAAAGAGATGAAAAAAGCTAGAATAACTTCTGTAAATGGAGATATTATAGTTTTAGATGATCTCTTTGGATATGATGGGATACCTGGAAAATGGCTTTGGGAAGACATGGGAACTGACTATGCACCAGGAACTTATGGAATAAGTATTTTTGATAATATATACACTCTATATTTAAGTTCAGGAGGACCAGGAACTACTCCTAAAATTATTGGAACTAAACCTGAAATGAAAGATTTAACTTTTGACAATCAGGCTGTTGTATCACCAGATGGGAAAAGAGATATTTATGTAAGAGGAGTGCCTTTTGAAAATAGAAGAGGATTCTATGGAATAGTACCAGAAAATAGAGCAGAACTTACTATTAAAAGTGATATACCTGATCCTGGCTTTTTTCTTGGACAATATTTTTCTGACTATATGAGAAAGAATGGAATAAAATTTAAGGGAAAAGTAACTACTGCTAGAGTTACAGCAAAAAGACCTAAAAATCCAGTGATATTAGCTGTAACTGAATCAGCTCCTGTTTCTGAGATTATAAAAGTATTGCTAACTAGAAGTGATAACCACTATGCTGAACATTTATTTCAGCTTTTAGAGAAAGTTGAAGGAGTAAATGTTGTGGAGTTTTGGAAGGAGAAAGGATTGGATGTAGATTCTTTAACTATGAAAGATGGAAGTGGACTTTCACGTGGAGATACACTTTCAGCAAAATTATTGACTGATATTCTTGTTTATATGGATGAAAAAAGAGAACTTAAGTTTGAAGAATTACTGCCAATAGCAGGTCAAGATGGAACAGTGGCAAAATTTCTCAAAGAAACACCATTAAGTGGGAATGCGAGAGTTAAAAGTGGAAGTATGAGTGGAATTCAGTCATATGCAGGATATTTAGAGAAGGATGGGAAGAGATACGTTTTTGCTTTAATAGTAAACCACTGGAATGGAGATCGTACAGATTTAAGGAATGAAATGGAAAAATTATTAAATGGTTTGTTTTAA
- a CDS encoding FMN-binding protein, whose protein sequence is MESKVEKIRKYCVIGFIVVGLACIFVEKSQGPKKYVGTAEGFDSEVKVEILAKKNSKGELRITEIVCTHGDTEAIAGPAVESLIATIKSTQDIESLDTVAGATYTSEGFIDAMKNACSKIK, encoded by the coding sequence ATGGAAAGCAAAGTAGAAAAGATTAGAAAGTATTGTGTGATAGGATTTATAGTAGTGGGATTGGCTTGTATCTTTGTTGAAAAATCTCAAGGACCTAAAAAATATGTAGGGACTGCTGAAGGATTTGACAGTGAGGTAAAAGTTGAAATATTGGCTAAGAAAAATAGTAAGGGAGAACTTAGAATAACTGAAATAGTATGTACTCATGGAGATACAGAAGCTATTGCAGGACCTGCTGTGGAAAGCTTAATAGCTACAATTAAATCTACTCAAGATATAGAGTCACTGGATACTGTTGCAGGGGCTACTTATACTTCAGAAGGATTTATTGATGCAATGAAAAATGCTTGTTCAAAAATAAAATAA
- a CDS encoding winged helix-turn-helix transcriptional regulator translates to MKKRELPPCPVEITMELIGNKWKILILRELMEGTKRFGELKKSIGAITQKVLTQNLRAMEDDGLLERKVFAEVPPKVEYTLTDTGYSLKRVLNSMFMWGEEYKKNNC, encoded by the coding sequence ATGAAAAAAAGAGAGCTGCCACCATGTCCTGTGGAAATAACTATGGAACTTATAGGAAATAAATGGAAAATATTAATTTTGAGAGAACTTATGGAAGGAACTAAAAGATTTGGAGAATTAAAAAAATCTATTGGAGCAATAACACAGAAAGTTCTTACACAAAATTTAAGGGCTATGGAAGATGATGGATTGCTGGAAAGAAAAGTTTTTGCTGAAGTTCCACCTAAAGTAGAATATACTTTGACAGATACTGGGTATAGTTTAAAAAGGGTATTAAACTCCATGTTTATGTGGGGAGAGGAATATAAGAAAAATAATTGCTAG